Proteins from a single region of Kluyveromyces lactis strain NRRL Y-1140 chromosome C complete sequence:
- the HIT1 gene encoding Hit1p (similar to uniprot|P46973 Saccharomyces cerevisiae YJR055W HIT1 Protein of unknown function required for growth at high temperature): MVKCEVCGDKEALYRCPKSSVRYCSLVCYKNIKKSESDNVESNKTDPESNSTTVKEADDTVSVPGSQTDSVESVPTPLNKYQYALTDSRIRELLRHNTVKFHLDKVYKILNVSTVGGSSDASMTSDMKRELATDYLNTLRTGGIHCNEAIEEFCQIFLELLREHI, translated from the coding sequence ATGGTTAAGTGTGAGGTTTGTGGTGATAAAGAAGCACTTTATAGATGTCCAAAATCATCGGTTAGGTATTGTTCGTTAGTTTGTTACAAGAACATAAAGAAGTCAGAATCAGATAATGTAGAAAGTAATAAGACTGATCCAGAATCTAACAGTACTACCGTGAAGGAAGCCGATGATACCGTCTCAGTTCCTGGATCTCAAACTGATTCAGTCGAGTCGGTGCCTACTCCGCTTAATAAATATCAATACGCTTTGACTGACAGCCGTATCCGTGAGTTGTTAAGACACAATACAGTTAAATTCCACTTGGATAAAGTTTACAAGATTCTTAACGTCAGTACTGTCGGCGGGTCATCGGATGCTTCCATGACTTCGGATATGAAGCGTGAACTTGCCACGGATTATCTCAATACATTAAGGACGGGTGGAATTCATTGTAATGAGGCAATTGAAGAGTTTTGTCAGATATTCTTAGAATTACTGCGAGAACATATCTAG
- the SEC18 gene encoding AAA family ATPase SEC18 (highly similar to uniprot|P18759 Saccharomyces cerevisiae YBR080C SEC18 ATPase required for the release of Sec17p during the 'priming' step in homotypic vacuole fusion and for ER to Golgi transport homolog of the mammalian NSF): MEKFGLSGKLPSFGKATHSTGVPDMSNVNMSTRQLRVANCPNNSYALANVAAVSPSDLPENIYVIIDNLFVFTTRHSNETQPGTIGFNGNQRTWGGWSLNQDVQVKPYDLFQHSGKHAYLGSVDLEISFRSRGKAVETPFDQDELAKQFLKSFESQIFSPTQYLIFEFKGHIFDLRVRSTQTIDLGDVEIVAPVSTSIEAKAILIKQTQINFFKGRDGLVNLKSSNSLRPRSDAVIRPDFKFEDLGVGGLDREFTKIFRRAFASRIFPPAVIEKLGISHVKGLLLFGPPGTGKTLIARKIGTMLNAKEPKIVNGPEILSKYVGSSEENIRNLFKDAEAEYKAKGEESSLHIIIFDELDSVFKQRGSRGDGTGVGDNVVNQLLAKMDGVDQLNNILVIGMTNRKDLIDNALLRPGRFEVQVEIQLPDEEGREQIFEIQTKKMRENNMLAHDVSLKELASLTKNFSGAEIEGLVKSASSFAINKTVNIGKGATKLKTKDIANMKVTRQDFLNALDEVTPAFGVSEEDLKTCVEGGVFRFSNSVDDILKNGARYVRQVRESDKSRLVSLLVHGPPGSGKTALAAAIALKSEFPFVRLISPEEIAGMSETAKIAYIDNTFRDAYKSPLNILVIDSIETLVDWVPIGPRFSNNILQVLKVYLKRKPPNNRRLLIISTTSAYTVLKQMDILSCFDNEIAVPNVSNLDELNNIMTDSGFLDDAGRVEVIRKLSQVTSTLNVGVKKVLTNIETARHDEDPVNELVDLMVQSS, translated from the coding sequence ATGGAGAAATTCGGGTTGAGTGGCAAGTTGCCATCTTTTGGAAAGGCCACGCATTCTACAGGGGTACCTGATATGTCTAATGTTAATATGAGTACTAGACAATTGCGTGTCGCTAACTGTCCAAACAACAGTTATGCATTGGCTAATGTGGCAGCTGTCTCACCAAGCGATTTACCAGAGAATATTTACGTTATTATAGACAACTTATTCGTGTTTACCACAAGACACTCTAACGAAACTCAACCTGGTACCATTGGATTTAATGGTAACCAACGTACTTGGGGAGGTTGGTCATTGAATCAAGATGTACAGGTGAAACCGTACGATTTATTCCAACATTCGGGCAAGCATGCGTATCTAGGATCTGTGGATCTGGAAATCAGTTTCAGGTCTAGAGGAAAAGCCGTGGAGACTCCTTTTGATCAAGATGAACTTGCTAAGCAATTTTTAAAGAGTTTTGAATCCCAAATATTCTCACCAACGCAGTACTTGATATTCGAGTTTAAGGGACATATCTTCGATCTAAGAGTAAGATCAACGCAAACTATTGATTTGGGAGATGTAGAAATTGTAGCTCCGGTTTCTACCTCAATTGAAGCTAAGGCAATCTTAATCAAACAAACTCAGATAAACTTTTTCAAAGGAAGAGATGGATTGGTTAATTTGAAATCGTCCAACTCGCTGAGACCAAGATCGGATGCCGTTATTAGAcctgatttcaaatttgaagacTTAGGCGTTGGTGGTTTAGACCGCGAATTTACCAAGATTTTTAGAAGGGCATTCGCTAGCAGAATTTTCCCTCCAGCTGTTATTGAAAAGTTAGGCATCTCCCATGTCAAGGGTCTTCTATTGTTTGGACCCCCAGGTACAGGTAAAACGTTGATTGCCCGTAAAATTGGTACTATGTTAAACGCAAAGGAACCCAAGATCGTGAACGGTCCTGAAATCTTGAGTAAGTACGTTGGATCTTCAGAGGAGAACATCCGGAACCTATTCAAAGACGCGGAAGCTGAATACAAGGCAAAGGGAGAAGAGTCCTCGTTACATATAATCATTTTCGATGAGTTGGATTCTGttttcaaacaaagagGCTCAAGAGGTGATGGAACTGGCGTCGGTGATAATGTTGTCAACCAATTACTTGCCAAGATGGATGGTGTCGATCAATTGAACAATATCTTAGTTATTGGTATGACCAATCgtaaagatttgattgataACGCTTTACTACGTCCTGGTAGATTCGAAGTACaagttgaaattcaatTACCGGACGAAGAAGGTAGAGAACAAATCTTCGAAATCCAAACCAAGAAAATGAGAGAAAACAACATGCTCGCACATGATGTTAGCTTGAAAGAACTTGCATCACTCACGAAGAATTTCTCCGGTGCTGAAATTGAGGGTTTGGTGAAGAGTGCTAGTTCTTTTGCAATCAACAAGACTGTAAATATCGGAAAAGGGGCAACCAAACTAAAAACCAAAGACATTGCAAACATGAAGGTGACTAGacaagatttcttgaatgcGTTAGATGAAGTGACTCCTGCGTTTGGTGTTagtgaagaagatttgaagacttGCGTAGAAGGTGGAGTCTTTAGGTTCTCCAACTCCGTAGACgacattttgaaaaacGGTGCTAGATACGTCCGTCAAGTGAGAGAGTCAGACAAATCAAGACTAGTATCCTTACTAGTGCATGGTCCTCCAGGTTCAGGAAAAACTGCCTTAGCTGCCGCCATTGCATTGAAGTCTGAGTTCCCATTTGTTAGATTAATTTCCCCTGAAGAAATAGCAGGTATGTCGGAAACGGCCAAGATCGCATACATCGACAATACCTTCAGAGATGCTTACAAATCGCCACTTAACATTCTAGTTATCGATTCGATAGAGACTCTAGTTGACTGGGTTCCAATTGGTCCAAGGTTCTCTAATAATATCCTACAAGTACTCAAGGtctatttgaaaagaaaacctCCAAATAATCGTCGTTTGCTTATCATCTCTACTACGTCCGCTTACACGGTGCTTAAGCAAATGGATATACTAAGTTGTTTCGACAACGAAATTGCTGTCCCAAACGTATCAAACCTAGATGAACTGAATAACATTATGACAGATTCCGGATTTCTTGACGATGCTGGTAGAGTCGAAGTTATCCGCAAATTATCCCAAGTTACATCTACTCTCAACGTCGGCGTGAAAAAAGTACTCACAAACATTGAAACAGCAAGACACGATGAGGATCCCGTCAATGAACTTGTTGATCTAATGGTGCAATCATCTTGA
- the RRP3 gene encoding RNA-dependent ATPase RRP3 (highly similar to uniprot|P38712 Saccharomyces cerevisiae YHR065C RRP3 Required for maturation of the 35S primary transcript of pre-rRNA and is required for cleavages leading to mature 18S RNA RRP3 is a DEAD box gene homologous to eIF-4a which encodes an RNA-dependent ATPase possessing helicase activity which is not specific for RNA) yields the protein MAKIEKKQAVKNNQVLSLAEKIKRKALEKQQQAHANEPSPSDEDSAQSNSKDSNSNEQPEESEEIFESFTELDLVPELIEACKNLNYNKPTPIQSKAIPPALKGSDIIGLAQTGSGKTAAFAIPILNQLWHDQQPYYACILAPTRELAQQIKETFDSLGSLMGVRSTCIVGGMSMMDQARDLMRKPHIIIATPGRLMDHLENTKGFNLRKLKYLVMDEADRLLDMEFGPVLDRILNIIPTQGRTTYLFSATMTSKIDKLQRASLTNPVKCAVSNKYQTVDTLVQTLMVVPGGLKNTFLIYLLNEFIGKSTIVFTRTKANAERISNLCNLLEFSATALHGDLNQNQRTGALDLFKAGKRSILVATDVAARGLDIPSVDIVINYDIPVDSKSYIHRVGRTARAGRSGKSISLVSQYDLELILRIEDVLGKKLPKENVDKDAILALRDSVDKANGEVVMELNRRNKEKQARGKGRRGRMATRDNMDREER from the coding sequence ATGGCTAAAATCGAAAAGAAGCAAGCAGTTAAAAACAATCAGGTCCTTTCATTAGCTGAGAAGATCAAGAGAAAGGCATTGGAGAAGCAGCAGCAAGCACATGCTAACGAACCTTCCCCATCCGACGAAGATTCAGCACAAAGTAACAGTAAAGATTCTAATTCCAATGAACAACCAGaagaatcagaagaaatcttcGAATCGTTCACAGAGCTAGATCTTGTGCCTGAGCTTATTGAAGCTTGTAAAAACCTTAACTACAACAAGCCAACGCCAATCCAATCAAAGGCTATTCCTCCCGCTTTGAAAGGTAGTGATATCATTGGGTTAGCCCAAACAGGTTCCGGTAAAACAGCGGCATTTGCAATTCCTATCTTGAACCAACTATGGCACGATCAACAACCTTATTATGCGTGTATTTTGGCTCCTACTAGAGAATTAGCGCAACAGATTAAGGAGACGTTTGATTCTTTAGGATCTCTTATGGGTGTTAGATCAACTTGTATTGTTGGTGGTATGAGTATGATGGACCAAGCTCGTGATTTAATGCGGAAGCCACACATCATAATTGCCACACCTGGTAGATTAATGGACCATCTGGAAAATACTAAAGGTTTCAATTTACGTAAATTGAAGTACCTTGTTATGGATGAAGCTGATAGATTATTAGACATGGAATTCGGACCTGTGCTAGACCGTATCTTGAATATCATTCCTACACAAGGTAGAACTACATATTTGTTCTCTGCAACAATGACTTCGAAGATTGATAAACTTCAAAGAGCATCACTTACGAATCCAGTTAAATGTGCAGTATCCAACAAATACCAAACAGTGGACACTTTAGTCCAAACTTTGATGGTGGTCCCTGGAGGGTTGAAGAACACTTTTTTGATatatcttttgaatgaatttattGGGAAGTCAACCATCGTGTTTACTAGAACTAAGGCAAACGCTGAGAGAATATCTAACCTCTGCAATCTATTGGAATTTAGTGCGACGGCATTACATGGGGacttgaatcaaaatcagagaaCAGGAGCATTAGATTTATTCAAAGCTGGAAAAAGGTCGATTCTAGTAGCAACAGATGTTGCTGCAAGAGGTTTAGATATTCCGTCTGTGGATATCGTCATAAATTACGACATCCCGGTTGACTCTAAATCTTATATACATCGTGTTGGTAGAACTGCGAGAGCTGGACGTTCTGGTAAATCCATATCTTTGGTCTCCCAATATGATCTAGAGCTAATCTtaagaattgaagatgtGTTGGGTAAAAAGTTGCCGAAGGAGAATGTTGACAAGGATGCGATTCTTGCACTCAGAGATTCTGTTGATAAAGCAAACGGTGAAGTTGTGATGGAATTGaatagaagaaacaaagagaaacaaGCCAGAGGTAAGGGAAGACGAGGCAGAATGGCAACAAGAGACAATATGGatagagaagaaagatag
- the TFB1 gene encoding TFIIH/NER complex subunit TFB1 (similar to uniprot|P32776 Saccharomyces cerevisiae YDR311W TFB1 Subunit of TFIIH and nucleotide excision repair factor 3 complexes required for nucleotide excision repair target for transcriptional activators) produces the protein MSETHSGAATYKKVNGMLRVDEDASPANLIWRSTDGDKSTTIELNMVDKLQATPASSDKMMLRIVGKIDSGIKKRKDNEGNEIPIKPPVHMFTFNNRTVMDNIKETLQHIIARYKDEESTQEKHKNETEISPANTPVASETPQPSHLPQDLINTAMLDSSLTKSKLLSNLMLQQSLLKESKELMNIFQDTVIKSGLPPHEFWSTRIPLLRAYALSTSQKIGPYNVLSTIKPVASSDNKVNVNVSREKIHTIFQSYPIVKKAYDDNVPKNFKEQEFWARFFSSKLFRKLRGERIMNHDRGDIIIDRYLSLDQEYDRRDDELLQHSVRKTIDIEGNLNDDPVKKGHRPDFTMRSGIDPNGNSDGGMAILRGMNRLSEKMVESLENEYSRVNLPQEDPDKEEREEILYSDLEKDAPADYAEIKLKRKVLDAKNQQMHKENSSVSWLEVKNEISSITTFMDKSTLDLTTLTKISPEVTRSINQRLMKAVKINAKQSKHMNTDQMLGTTISSTSMFQEASKESTSQLPPSILESCRMLNNSCCEFLKHFYINFQSGDPRKTMLIKKLYKNLMDCQEKIDSLLNSVDSEENQEIAKYCKAYLVHVLDSVNLGIHKYRTLVKQGHTA, from the coding sequence ATGTCGGAAACTCACTCTGGTGCTGCCACCTACAAGAAAGTGAATGGTATGCTTCgagttgatgaagatgcttCACCAGCGAACTTAATTTGGAGATCGACTGACGGGGACAAAAGTACTACAATAGAGTTGAATATGGTCGACAAGTTGCAGGCAACTCCAGCTTCTAGTGATAAAATGATGTTAAGAATTGTCGGCAAGATTGATTCCGgtataaagaaaagaaaagataatGAAGGGAACGAAATACCAATTAAACCACCGGTGCATATGTTCACATTTAACAACAGAACTGTCATGGacaatatcaaagaaactttACAGCATATCATCGCGAGATATAAGGATGAAGAATCGACACAAGAGAAGCACAAGAATGAGACAGAAATTTCCCCTGCAAACACACCAGTGGCTTCTGAAACTCCGCAACCATCTCATCTGCCGCAAGATTTAATCAACACCGCGATGCTTGACAGCTCGCTAAccaaatcaaaattatTGTCAAATCTCATGCTTCAACAATCATTGTTAAAGGAAAGtaaagaattgatgaacatttttcaagatACTGTGATAAAATCAGGCCTACCACCGCATGAGTTCTGGTCCACACGTATACCATTATTAAGGGCTTATGCTTTATCGACTTCTCAGAAGATTGGTCCGTACAATGTTCTCTCAACCATTAAGCCAGtagcttcttctgataATAAGGTGAATGTTAACGTTTCCAGAGAGAAAATCCATActatatttcaaagctATCCCATTGTGAAAAAGGCGTATGATGACAACGTACCGAAGAACTTTAAGGAACAAGAATTTTGGGCTAGATTTTTCTCCTCCAAATTGTTCCGTAAATTGAGAGGTGAACGTATTATGAACCATGATCGTGGTGATATAATTATCGATCGTTACCTCTCTTTAGATCAGGAATATGATAGACGAGATGATGAGTTATTACAACATTCTGTGAGAAAAACTATAGATATTGAGGGTAATTTGAACGATGATCCTGTTAAGAAGGGACATAGACCTGATTTTACTATGCGCTCTGGTATCGATCCAAACGGTAACAGTGACGGTGGTATGGCGATCTTACGAGGCATGAACAGATTAAGTGAGAAAATGGTGGAGTCTCTAGAAAACGAATATTCGAGGGTGAATCTTCCACAAGAAGATCcagataaagaagaaagagaagaaattctGTATTCAGATTTAGAGAAAGATGCTCCAGCTGACTACGCAGAGATTAaactcaaaagaaaagtatTGGATGCCAAAAACCAACAGATGCATAAAGAGAACAGTTCCGTATCCTGGCTTGAAGTCAAGAACGAAATAAGTTCCATTACTACTTTTATGGATAAGTCGACTTTGGACTTGACTACATTGACAAAGATATCACCGGAGGTAACAAGATCAATTAACCAAAGACTTATGAAAGCCGTCAAGATAAATGCAAAACAATCAAAGCACATGAACACTGACCAAATGCTCGGCACCACAATCTCCAGTACCAGTATGTTCCAAGAGGCAAGTAAGGAGTCAACTTCTCAATTACCACCTAGTATATTGGAAAGTTGCAGAATGCTAAATAATAGCTGTTGCGAGTTTTTGAAGCATTTCTACATTAACTTTCAAAGTGGTGATCCTAGAAAGACCATGCtaataaaaaaattataCAAAAATTTAATGGATTGCCAGGAAAAAATAGACTCTTTGTTGAACTCTGTTGACAGTGAGGAGAATCAAGAAATTGCAAAATACTGCAAAGCATACCTTGTGCATGTTCTCGATTCTGTAAATTTAGGCATCCATAAATATCGGACTCTAGTTAAGCAAGGACACACTGCATAA
- the PIB1 gene encoding phosphatidylinositol-3-phosphate-binding ubiquitin-protein ligase (similar to uniprot|Q6Q5S5 Saccharomyces cerevisiae YDR313C PIB1 RING-type ubiquitin ligase of the endosomal and vacuolar membranes binds phosphatidylinositol(3)-phosphate contains a FYVE finger domain) produces the protein MTTGALVAGHVDGETMTVTGSSDNARRDRDRWRNGNISSQFVNEFGEWEKDENVTQCLSCGIKFSFLVRRHHCRCCGRIYCATCCSKFAWYDKNRVKVVLKSPAEYEMEPYRTCDSCYENLLQMKLLRTAWGEIQLPKPPRRIGNSMGSTSEINSIRSSSIRPFEFMKNQNVVENVRETESERNSPRNIHAADEDYDRCPICNFDLQVFGSEEAAQQEHVSECIRQAELAQQQHSLIGSPTYQNRMLVYQIPKNATNIQECPICFEEMAPGQKVGRLECLCVFHYHCIKSWFKKKVQKLATVNSATQDSVSMLGKNYCPFHDAVYY, from the coding sequence ATGACTACTGGTGCTCTGGTGGCAGGGCACGTCGATGGTGAAACGATGACTGTCACTGGTTCTTCGGATAATGCAAGGAGAGACAGAGACAGATGGCGGAATGGTAATATTTCCAGTCAGTTTGTGAACGAGTTTGGCGAGTGGGAAAAGGATGAGAATGTGACGCAGTGTCTAAGTTGTGGGATCAAGTTTAGTTTTCTAGTGAGGCGTCATCACTGTAGATGTTGTGGCAGAATTTATTGTGCTACTTGTTGTTCAAAATTCGCATGGTATGATAAAAACCGGGTTAAAGTGGTTTTGAAAAGTCCAGCAGAGTATGAAATGGAACCGTACAGGACTTGTGATTCCTGCTATGAAAATCTATTACAAATGAAGCTACTGAGAACTGCGTGGGGTGAAATACAGTTACCGAAACCACCAAGACGAATCGGAAATTCTATGGGATCTACTTCCGAAATCAACTCCATCCGATCATCGTCCATAAGGCCTTTTGAATTTATGAAGAACCAAAACGTTGTGGAAAATGTACGAGAAACTGAAAGCGAGAGAAATAGTCCCAGGAATATACATGCTGCTGATGAAGATTACGATCGATGTCCAATTTGTAATTTTGACTTACAAGTTTTCGGATCAGAAGAAGCAGCCCAACAAGAACATGTAAGCGAATGCATACGGCAAGCAGAACTTGCTCAACAGCAGCATAGTCTTATCGGAAGTCCAACTTACCAGAACAGAATGCTCGTATACCAAATACCTAAAAACGCTACGAATATTCAAGAGTGTCCAATATGTTTCGAAGAAATGGCTCCAGGACAAAAAGTCGGTAGGCTAGAGTGCCTATGTGTGTTTCATTATCACTGTATAAAGAGTTGGTTTAAGAAGAAGGTACAAAAATTAGCTACGGTGAATTCCGCAACTCAGGACTCTGTCTCCATGCTTGGTAAAAACTACTGTCCATTTCATGACGCAGTATACTACTAA
- a CDS encoding Brix domain-containing protein (similar to uniprot|Q12153 Saccharomyces cerevisiae YDR312W SSF2 high copy suppressor of G beta subunit temperature sensitive mutation possibly involved in mating), with product MAKRRTKNRTHVKPSPEELKKIPKSMVIRVGQTSLASHSLNQLVKDFRTIMQPHTAIKLRERKSNKLKDFVVMCGPLGVSHLFIFTQSEKTGNVSLKIARTPQGPTITFQVQDYSLGKDIKKFLKRPKSLSKDDILNPPLLVLNGFQIKGNEDEEKANVEKVIVSMFQNVFPPLNPAKIQLNSINRVFMINKDQTTGEISLRHYAIDIREVDLSKNLKKLYKSKQKLSKAVPNLHRKDDIASLILDHDVAAYTSESEIEEDAIVKVMDKEHKHIKHIPHRSVNKDTGEKPARLSADGDDDIEMDDEDEEEDLNVKEEQEEEEQHSTQQPKKKAIKLTEIGPRLTLKLVKIEEGICAGKVLHHEYVKKSDSEIKALEKRHAQKMRLKEQRKKEQEENIAKKKAAKEAKKQRKLERRKAREEAAANGEDGEEAESGQDNSDSDSSDSEESSSEDNYSDVPEDLDSDLYSDIDEGTD from the coding sequence ATGGCTAAGAGAAGAACTAAAAACAGAACACATGTGAAGCCATCGCCAgaggaattgaaaaagattcCTAAGTCGATGGTGATCCGAGTGGGTCAAACATCATTAGCTAGtcattctttgaatcaattggTGAAGGACTTCCGTACCATTATGCAGCCACACACTGCTATTAAGCTAAGAGAACGCAAGTCCAACAAGTTGAAGGATTTTGTTGTGATGTGTGGTCCGTTAGGAGTATCTCATTTATTCATCTTTACTCAATCTGAAAAGACTGGTAATGTTTCATTAAAAATTGCTAGGACGCCTCAAGGACCAACCATTACTTTCCAAGTACAAGATTATTCGTTAGGaaaagatatcaagaagtttttgaaaagacCTAAATCTTTGAGtaaagatgatattttgaatccACCTCTATTAGTGTTGAATGGGTTCCAAATCAAGGGCAATGAAGACGAGGAAAAGGCTAATGTCGAAAAAGTTATTGTTTCCATGTTTCAAAATGTTTTCCCACCTTTGAATCCAGCcaaaattcaattgaacTCAATAAACAGAGTATTCATGATCAATAAAGACCAGACTACAGGTGAAATATCGTTAAGACATTATGCGATAGATATAAGAGAGGTGGATCTTTCtaagaatttgaagaagttatATAAATCAAAACAGAAGCTAAGCAAAGCCGTGCCGAATTTGCATAGAAAGGACGATATCGCTTCGTTAATACTGGATCACGACGTTGCAGCATACACTTCTGAGTCCgagattgaagaagatgccATCGTTAAAGTAATGGACAAAGAGCACAAACACATTAAGCATATACCACACCGTTCAGTAAATAAGGATACCGGTGAAAAACCAGCCAGGCTATCTGCTGATGGTGATGACGACATAGAAatggatgatgaagatgaagaggagGACCTTAACgttaaagaagaacaggaagaggaagaacaGCACTCAACACAACAACcaaaaaagaaagctaTCAAGCTAACAGAAATCGGACCAAGATTGACGTTGAAACTGGTTAAAATCGAAGAAGGTATCTGTGCCGGTAAAGTCCTACATCACGAGTATGTTAAAAAGTCTGACTCGGAAATCAAAGCTTTGGAAAAGAGACATGCACAAAAGATGAGACTAAaggaacaaagaaagaaggaacaggaagaaaatattgCCAAAAAGAAGGCTgcaaaagaagcaaagaagCAAAGGAAACTGGAGAGAAGAAAGGCCAGAGAAGAGGCTGCGGCTAATGGCGAAGATGGAGAAGAAGCTGAATCAGGGCAAGATAATTCTGATTCTGACTCATCTGATTCGGAAGAGTCAAGTAGCGAGGACAACTATAGTGATGTTCCTGAAGACCTTGATAGCGATCTATACAGCGATATCGACGAAGGAACTGACTAA